A window of Sedimentibacter sp. MB31-C6 genomic DNA:
GTGACTTTAACTCTAAAAATTTAGAATAATTCCCTTGGTACGAATATAAATCTCCTTTATCAAGTTCAACTATTCTGTTAGTAACTCTATCTAAAAAATATCTATCATGTGTTACCATGATTATAGAACCTGTAAATTTTATTAAATAGTTTTCCAACCAAATTATCATATCATTATCTAAATGATTAGTAGGTTCATCAAGTACTAACAATTCACATGGATTAACTAAAGCACTTGCAATTGCAACTCTTTTCCTTTGACCAACAGATAATAAATTTACATCCTTATCAAATTCGGTTATGCCTAATTTATTTAAAATTGTTTTAGCCTCATACTCCATTAACTCTTTAGTTTCCGAACTTGCGTTAATAAATATTTGCTCTAGTACCGTTGTCTCATCAAAAACAGGAGTCTGTGGTAAATAGCATATTCTGTCACCTTGTCGTTTTATAATATCTCCACTATCTGGCTCCTCTAATTGAGCAATTATTTTTAACAGTGTAGACTTCCCTGTTCCATTAACTCCAACTATACCTACTTTTTCACCTTCATTTAAATATAAATCAACATTATATAGTAATTTTTTTTCTCCGTAATTTTTGCTTATTTTGTCTAAAGTTAAAATCATATTTTGTTTACCTTTCAAATAATTATAAATTATTTCTTTATCAAATTATCTAAGATCCCCACCTTTATAAGTGGGATAGAATCCCCCTCTGAAGCCCCGATTTTCAGCTTTAGCTGAACGAGTTCACTGATTCCCAACTCAACAACTGCAATTAAAAATCAGTACTGTAGCTTATTAATTGAATAATCCAATTTGAAATAATTTTCTTCTAAATTTTTATCAGGAAATAAATAACCATCATAAGTATTTATATAACCTGTATAAATAACATTACAGATAAATTCAATATTGGCTTCAATAAATTCAAAATTCTTTAATTTATTATTAATGATATTATCTATAATATTTCTATTAACTTTTGAAAATAAACTAACCTCATCTTGAGCACCGGCAAAGGAGAGTGAAGCTAAAATCATTTGATTGTCATAAGAACTAATCCAATCCTCATTATTTTTTAGTTCAATTATAAAGGCAACACCTGTAACATCTCCATTTTCAATAGTGTAGTTGTACTCAGGCATATCAGAATAACCTAATTCAATATATGTTGTTCCATCAAGTGCCTTTTCCATCCATTGTCCGCTTTTGTCTAAATATTTATTACCAAAATCTATATCATATAAATCAGCATAGTAATTATAATTCTCCACAAATTCTGTTACAGTAAGGTCCCCTCGATTAGGAGGAAGCTTCTGTGCAGATATTGCAGTAAATAAAACTGCAATAATGGCTACATGCGCTGCAACGAAAAGCAAACCTTGATACCACTTTTTATCTTTCTTGATATAAGATATCTGTTTATCCCATGGTTGTATTTCATTATCACTACATAACTCATAACTCTTCCAAAGTCGAATAATATGATAGATTGGAATATTGTATCCCATTCCAACACCGAATACTTCCCATGTCCGTTTTAATCCTTCGATATAAGAAAGTCGTCTACCTTCAGAAGTATTAATTACAAGCCCGAATATTGCTTTTCCTGGAGTTGTTCTGAATAAAGGGAGACAAAGTGGCTCTAATAGTAACATAATACCAAGTGATATAAATCCATCAAATATATGTCCTATATTGCTTCTATTCAACAAATTAACATTGAACATAAAGATAAGAAAAATTGACCAAAACATATTATAAATAGAAATATCAAGCATTCTTGCCAAATACCTTCGCCACGGATAAAATGCTTGAGGAACCCCAATACCATGTTCCATTCCAGACAATGTTTCAATTTCTTTTATTGTCATACAGCTCCCCCTTAATATTATTACTATCATTATAAACCATATTCTATATTTTTAGCAAGTCACATTAAAGTTTGAAAACATAAAAAATACCTCCAAGTAGACAATCTGAATTAATTAATTAGACTGTCTGCTTTGGAAGTATCATATCAAAAGGATAGTTCTCAAGTATTTAATCAAAGTTGTAACCATACTATCATAATGAAATAATCACTTTATAACCTAATTTTATCCAATACTTCGACGTCTGAATCCAATAAACCCTAACCATGTAAGCGCAGCTGCAATAACAGTCAACACAATAAGCGGCACAAATGCAAGTTCCTGAATGGGGATACTGTAATGGGCATAGGCGAAGGGCGTCCATTGCATTGCGGACCATCCTACGATTCCAACCTCCCAAAGCATCTCAATGAAAATAAACACGCCCAATATGAGCCAATTTAGAACAAACGCAATACGAGGTAGCCAGCCATAAAGGAGGGCAGCGATACCGATAATTGTCCAGACAGAAGGAATTTTTGAAAGGCTCATAAATAACACGCGAATAAAATGACTATACTCTCCTGAAACAATGCTCCATCCCAAGCCAGAAGCCAAACCGAGAGTAATAAGTATCAACACGCTGCCTGCAAAGGCAACTGTTAAATAGCTTCCCATCCACTTAAATCTACTCACAGGTCTTGACAATATTATTTCGGCATAATGCTCCTTTTCTTCCTGACGCATACTTTGTACCGCCGTAATAGCAAAAACAGATAAACCGCCCATTAATCCCAGAATATAGATTAAAATAGCAATGAAACCTTCCTGATTACCTAACTTTACTATTGCAGATGCCCAAGAAGTATCCATATGAGCGAACGAAGAACTGATGGCTTCAGATATATTAGGCGTACCCATACCCATAATTCCTCCAAGCCAAGCCATACCGATTGCCCAGACCAGAATACTGCCTTTTTGCTGCTGCCAGACCAAGGCTATGGGAGAATTGAAACGATGGGATGCATTAGCTGAACCTTCTTTTTGCAGAATAAGTCCAGCACCCATATCACGGCGAACAAGCAGCATATAAGAAAGTATCATAGGTAGAGCAGCGAGTACAATAAAAATCAACAACTTCCATGCATGATTTCCCCCAAATGGGAGAGTGATACGAAACCATGATTCAGGAGCAAGCCATACCCAGCTAGTACTGCCACCACCCATATTATTTATAACCATGGCAACCATAGTTACTAGATATGCGCCAAACACGACACCTCTTGCGCTACCGCTGTGTTCAAAAATCTGTGCACATAATCCTCCAACCCCAGCAAAGATACAACCGGAAGCGGCAAGAGTCAAGCCGGCCAACAATGAACCGCTCCCTGCTAACCCAATTCCCTTCAAGAACACAGCCGTCAATAAGCCTGCCATCAAACTTCCACCACAGGAAAGAATCAGGGCTGCCGTCAGATTAGCGTATCTTCCTACTGGTCTTCCAAGTAGTAATTCATTTCTTCCTGATGTTTCTTCTGTACGAGTATGACGAATCATAGTAATTGCCGCTCCGAACATAACTGTTATGGAAGCCTGCAGCATGCCCCTCCACAGGATAGCGCCTTCTATGCTTAACGGTACAACAGGCCCAAGAATAGCAGAAGTAAGAGGGCTTGCGGACAGCTCAGTAATAAACATCTGCCAATCAGGCATTGTTTTCACAAAAGATACCTGCCCGTAAATCACTGCTAACGCAAGCAATATCCATATAGGCAGTATGATTCTATCTCGACGTAGATAAAGCTTAAACAGCTTGCCTGTACCAGCAAAATGATTTTTTTTCATACTAGTTCGTCTCCTTTCTCTCAAGCGTATCTCCGTAGTGACGTATGAATAATTCTTCAAGTGTTGGAGGTTCCGCCATAAGCGACTTAATACCCATTAGTGCAAGAGTACCCATCACAGATGCCATTGCATTTGCATCCACTGAAAAACGCCACTTCTCTTCCTTTTGTAATACATCATGAACCCCATGTAATTGATTGAGGTTTGTAGGCTTGGCAAGCTCAACAGTTAGAGTTGTGCGTGTTAAATGTCGCAGTTCTTCAAGGGTGCCGGATTCAACAATTTTTCCCTGTCGAATTATTCCAACTCGATCGCAAAGTGCCTCTACCTCAGCAAGAATATGACTGGATAGAAAAACGGTTTTTCCTTGTTTCTTTACTTCGAAGATACATTCCTGAAAAATCTGCTCCATTAATGGATCAAGGCCGCTAGTAGGCTCATCTAAAATCAAAAGCTCCGCATCGGAAGCAAAAGCAGAGATTAGCGCTACCTTCTGGCGATTTCCTTTGGAATAACTCCGACATTTTTTCTTAGGGTCAAGCTGGAACCTGTCTAACAATTCCTTGCGACGAGAGGGATTAATTTTACTATGCAAGCTACCTAAGAAATCTATTACCTCACCACCGGTTAAGTTAGGCCATAAAGTCACATCTCCAGGCACATATACAAGCCGCTTATGAAGAGCAACAGCATTCTCCCAAGGATCACCCCCAAGAAGTTTCGCTTCTCCACCATTCTTGCGAAGCATTCCTAAAAGGATACGAATTGTTGTTGATTTTCCTGCTCCATTGGGACCAATAAAACCATACACTTCTCCTTGTTTTACAGTTAAATCGACTCCCTGTAAGGCCTTATGTTTCCCATAGAACTTAATAAGTTTTGTTGTTTCAATTACGTTCATCATAATACCCTCCAATTACTTATAATAAGCTTTTCGTAACTCGTTAAGATAACCGTCAAAATCAGTACGGATTTTTTCAAAGTTAAACTCCACGATATCCAAACTTTTAAATTGATCCAATATTTGACTTGCATATCCACCTACAGCCCAAAAAATCAACTGCTTTGCCTTGTTTATGTCCAACTCACTTCGGAAACGCGACACATCTATATCACCATAAAATCGTTCAAGACTATTGTTTTCAACCATTTTACGTCTTTCTTTTAATTCATTTTTTACCGCAACAGAATCCGTAAAAACAGCCACTCTAATAAAATCAAAAATCCATGGATATTTTTGCATCACTTGAATTTTAAGTAAACATGTCTGCCTCAAACGTTCAAAAATATCCTTTTCATGCACATCGATTTTGTCAAAATACTCACGGTTCAAAATATCCAAACAATAATCATATAGAAAAAGAAAAAAATCTTTTTTATTGTTAACATAGTGAAACATCAACGGTTTTGAGATGCCAGATTCTTTTGCAATAACATTCGTCGAAGCATCATCAAAACCTTTATTGGCAAACTCCCTAAACGCCGCATTCATAATTGCATTTCGTCTTTCTAGCTCTAAATTTAAAAACTTTGAAAACATAGTATCACCTACTTATAGTCGTTTTATTAATATGCAATTTACCTGTTAGGTCAATACAGTTATTATAGCACCGTTTACCTAATAGGTCAATAAAAATATAATTGTTGACACAAAAAATTTCTTGTGCTATATTGATATCAATTGAATATTAAAAACATTTAAGGTGCTTTTTAAAAAGATAATAGGGAAACTGGTTAAAATCCAGTGCGAACCCATCACTGTAAGCAGAGACGACGTCTAAATAAGCCACTGAAAGAAATTTTGGGAAGGCAAGACGAAGAATGAACTGCAAGCCAGGAAACCTGCCTTAAATAAGAAAAATATGTAGGGGATTGTACATGTTTTATTTTTAAAACGTCTTAGTTTAATGGGAGCTAATTAGTTTAATACTAATTAGCTCTTTTAATTTGCTCTCAGGGCAAATATAAAAAATTATAATATACGAGGAGAAGGAAAATGAAAAAAATTATCGTACTAATTACTACCGTATTAGCGGTACTATCTCTAGGAGGATGTACTCCTAATGAAAATGTAGAATCTAAAAATACTGTCAATGTAGGTGATCCAGAAAAAAAGGCCATTCTTGTAGTAAGCTTTGGAACAAGCTATAATGATACACGCAAAAAAACTATTGACGCAATTGAAACTGCAATTTCAGATGCATATGATGATTATGAGATACGCCGTGCGTTTACAAGTCAGTTTATTATAGACAAACTTAAGGAACGTGACGAACTTTATATTAATAATGTAGATGAAGCTATGAAAGATTTAGTTGCTGACAACATAGGTACACTTGTGGTCCAACCTACACATGTAATGAATGGTTTCGAATATGAAGAAATGATGACAGAAATTAAACCATATATTGAAAATTTTGATTCAATTGCATTCAGCGATCCTCTGATTACAAGTATGGAAGATTACATAGCAATAGTAGAAGCGTATAAAACAGAAATCGCAACAGATGTACCACAAGACACTGCTTTAGTTCTTATGGGACATGGTACCCACCATTATGCAAATTCAACTTATGCTGCACTTGATTACATATTCAAAGACAAAGGTATGAGTAACGTATTTGTAGGAACTGTTGAAAGCTATCCTGATGTAGACACTGTAATTGCTCATGTAAAAGAAGCTGGTTATACAAAGGTTATTATTGAGCCTCTTATGATTGTCGCAGGAGACCACGCTAATAACGATATGGCTGGAGATGAAGAGGATTCTTGGAAAACAATATTTCAATCAGAAGGATTTGAAGTTGACTGCGTACTTAAAGGATTAGGCGAATATGAGTCAATTCATAAAATATATGTGGATCATGTTGGTAATGCTATAAAAAATCACACAGAATGATACAAATTGTAATCCTAAACGATAATTAAAGATGGCTACCGCTATTTTCAAAGTATTTTTTTGAAAATAGCGATGAATTATTTCAATACATCTAATGTTAAGGTTCAGCCGACACATAATGAATTCACCGTCAAATTTTAAATTAATTTCAATACATCTAATGTTAAGGTTCAGCTATTTTGCAAATGCTGTCGCATTTATTTGTGAAGAATTTCAATACATCTAATGTTAAGGTTCAGCATTAAGCTTTGTATCCATGCTTGCAAAAGTCAAGTTATTTCAATACATCTAATGTTAAGGTTCAGCCATTTAAAAAAAATAAGCAGGAAACAGAATTATACATTTCAATACATCTAATGTTAAGGTTCAGCGATTATATTCACCCATACTCTCATTAACTTTAGCTAATTTCAATACATCTAATGTTAAGGTTCAGCTCGTAATTTTTTTAAAAAATATTCTTTCTTTTTATATTTCAATACATCTAATGTTAAGGTTCAGCGATAACACTGGCCGTGGAAGTTGAGCTATCTAATAAATTTCAATACATCTAATGTTAAGGTTCAGCAATAAATGCTACGTACGTAGTTAAAACTGTCATCAAATTTCAATACATCTAATGTTAAGGTTCAGCTTTAAATGTTATTTTGACATCTTGTAAATTATTACATATTTCAATACATCTAATGTTAAGGTTCAGCTAAAAGGCATGGAAGCCAGACTTTTGATAATAGGTAATTTCAATACATCTAATGTTAAGGTTCAGCGCGATTCTACTCCGTTTCATATCAGTAATATCGCCATTT
This region includes:
- a CDS encoding ABC transporter permease, translated to MKKNHFAGTGKLFKLYLRRDRIILPIWILLALAVIYGQVSFVKTMPDWQMFITELSASPLTSAILGPVVPLSIEGAILWRGMLQASITVMFGAAITMIRHTRTEETSGRNELLLGRPVGRYANLTAALILSCGGSLMAGLLTAVFLKGIGLAGSGSLLAGLTLAASGCIFAGVGGLCAQIFEHSGSARGVVFGAYLVTMVAMVINNMGGGSTSWVWLAPESWFRITLPFGGNHAWKLLIFIVLAALPMILSYMLLVRRDMGAGLILQKEGSANASHRFNSPIALVWQQQKGSILVWAIGMAWLGGIMGMGTPNISEAISSSFAHMDTSWASAIVKLGNQEGFIAILIYILGLMGGLSVFAITAVQSMRQEEKEHYAEIILSRPVSRFKWMGSYLTVAFAGSVLILITLGLASGLGWSIVSGEYSHFIRVLFMSLSKIPSVWTIIGIAALLYGWLPRIAFVLNWLILGVFIFIEMLWEVGIVGWSAMQWTPFAYAHYSIPIQELAFVPLIVLTVIAAALTWLGFIGFRRRSIG
- a CDS encoding ABC transporter ATP-binding protein, which produces MNVIETTKLIKFYGKHKALQGVDLTVKQGEVYGFIGPNGAGKSTTIRILLGMLRKNGGEAKLLGGDPWENAVALHKRLVYVPGDVTLWPNLTGGEVIDFLGSLHSKINPSRRKELLDRFQLDPKKKCRSYSKGNRQKVALISAFASDAELLILDEPTSGLDPLMEQIFQECIFEVKKQGKTVFLSSHILAEVEALCDRVGIIRQGKIVESGTLEELRHLTRTTLTVELAKPTNLNQLHGVHDVLQKEEKWRFSVDANAMASVMGTLALMGIKSLMAEPPTLEELFIRHYGDTLERKETN
- a CDS encoding TetR/AcrR family transcriptional regulator — protein: MFSKFLNLELERRNAIMNAAFREFANKGFDDASTNVIAKESGISKPLMFHYVNNKKDFFLFLYDYCLDILNREYFDKIDVHEKDIFERLRQTCLLKIQVMQKYPWIFDFIRVAVFTDSVAVKNELKERRKMVENNSLERFYGDIDVSRFRSELDINKAKQLIFWAVGGYASQILDQFKSLDIVEFNFEKIRTDFDGYLNELRKAYYK
- a CDS encoding RDD family protein, whose amino-acid sequence is MTIKEIETLSGMEHGIGVPQAFYPWRRYLARMLDISIYNMFWSIFLIFMFNVNLLNRSNIGHIFDGFISLGIMLLLEPLCLPLFRTTPGKAIFGLVINTSEGRRLSYIEGLKRTWEVFGVGMGYNIPIYHIIRLWKSYELCSDNEIQPWDKQISYIKKDKKWYQGLLFVAAHVAIIAVLFTAISAQKLPPNRGDLTVTEFVENYNYYADLYDIDFGNKYLDKSGQWMEKALDGTTYIELGYSDMPEYNYTIENGDVTGVAFIIELKNNEDWISSYDNQMILASLSFAGAQDEVSLFSKVNRNIIDNIINNKLKNFEFIEANIEFICNVIYTGYINTYDGYLFPDKNLEENYFKLDYSINKLQY
- a CDS encoding sirohydrochlorin cobaltochelatase, which codes for MKKIIVLITTVLAVLSLGGCTPNENVESKNTVNVGDPEKKAILVVSFGTSYNDTRKKTIDAIETAISDAYDDYEIRRAFTSQFIIDKLKERDELYINNVDEAMKDLVADNIGTLVVQPTHVMNGFEYEEMMTEIKPYIENFDSIAFSDPLITSMEDYIAIVEAYKTEIATDVPQDTALVLMGHGTHHYANSTYAALDYIFKDKGMSNVFVGTVESYPDVDTVIAHVKEAGYTKVIIEPLMIVAGDHANNDMAGDEEDSWKTIFQSEGFEVDCVLKGLGEYESIHKIYVDHVGNAIKNHTE